In a single window of the Allobranchiibius huperziae genome:
- the pseB gene encoding UDP-N-acetylglucosamine 4,6-dehydratase (inverting) yields MSILEGSSILVTGGTGSFGKAFITRLLADVGPKRVVIYSRDELKQWEARQLFGDDPRLRWFIGDVRDLDRLKRAMHQVDYVVHAAALKQVDTGEYNPFEFVKTNVLGSQNVVEAAIDSGVQKVVALSTDKASSPINLYGATKLTADKLFILGNHYAAAYPSRFAVVRYGNVTGSRGSIIPKFRALHAAGESLPITDLRCTRFLITLPDAVQMVLDTFDMMQGGELVVPHIPSHMVTDLAQAVAPGAKMHDIGLRPGEKLHEEMISPEEGRRAVIVMDGKYYVLEPELGTWGYQPIKDAVPVPEGFHCSSDKNDLWYSAEDIRKVLESGI; encoded by the coding sequence GTGAGCATTCTTGAAGGTTCGTCCATCCTCGTCACCGGTGGCACCGGATCTTTCGGCAAGGCGTTCATCACCCGGCTGCTGGCCGACGTCGGCCCCAAGCGGGTGGTCATCTACTCCCGCGACGAGCTCAAGCAGTGGGAAGCGCGTCAGCTCTTCGGTGACGACCCGCGGCTGCGCTGGTTCATCGGCGACGTCCGCGACCTGGACCGCCTCAAGCGCGCGATGCACCAGGTGGACTACGTGGTGCACGCCGCCGCGCTGAAGCAGGTCGACACGGGCGAGTACAACCCGTTCGAGTTCGTCAAGACCAACGTGCTCGGCAGCCAGAACGTCGTCGAGGCCGCCATCGACTCCGGTGTGCAGAAGGTCGTCGCGCTCTCGACGGACAAGGCCTCCAGCCCGATCAACCTCTACGGCGCGACGAAGCTGACCGCCGACAAGCTCTTCATCCTCGGCAACCACTACGCGGCGGCGTACCCCAGCCGGTTCGCCGTGGTGCGCTACGGCAACGTCACCGGCTCGCGCGGCTCGATCATCCCGAAGTTCCGTGCGCTGCACGCCGCGGGGGAGTCGCTGCCGATCACCGACCTGCGCTGCACGCGCTTCCTGATCACCCTGCCGGACGCCGTACAGATGGTGCTCGACACGTTCGACATGATGCAGGGCGGCGAGCTGGTCGTGCCGCACATCCCCTCGCACATGGTCACCGACCTCGCCCAGGCCGTCGCGCCCGGCGCGAAGATGCACGACATCGGTCTGCGGCCCGGCGAGAAGCTGCACGAGGAGATGATCAGCCCCGAAGAGGGTCGTCGCGCGGTCATCGTGATGGACGGCAAGTACTACGTCCTCGAACCCGAGCTCGGCACCTGGGGCTACCAGCCGATCAAGGACGCCGTCCCCGTCCCCGAGGGCTTCCACTGCTCCTCGGACAAGAACGACCTGTGGTACTCCGCCGAGGACATCCGCAAGGTCCTGGAATCAGGGATTTGA
- a CDS encoding glycosyltransferase yields the protein MSSPLLSVVVPYYGVENYIAPCLESIRVQRLQDIEVILVDDGSPDASVEVAREYAERDQRFRIVTQENAGLGPARNTGTRNATGRYLTFIDSDDLVSRSSFELMVSSLERSGSSFALSNARRFSRTSGVRQSWTHGGICKHTVAGTDIFDRPGLVGDRMVWNKVYRRSFWDEYGYEFPAIRYEDYPVTLGAHLDAVTVDIISAHGYYWRERESGDSITQQVFRYDNLLDRVISAEMVLDLADRKGTPKIRETLHWYLAGIDLAALCAAFAVVPDEDVDALLQLGHRLTSRLRFDIASRPRIDQIQYHALRASDVPLLRELARFRDDGGLVGGVPLRRSWRTPWRYAAAYPGHDRSTAPERTYSYPLTALKLATAVTHLRWDGDDLVIQGRVELEHFPDAPDYELGVSAVCGLARYPLEVTRRRTRNLRGGVSEVGFETRVDVAHLAKRSDMVWPLRFEVDLTNGGIHRVGMLKNLYDGSARYAPSHRLGEDALLQPSASQGGVLAVFRVYAPTTVTEVRAEGTDLVIEGSIPDRSAVASLEIGRARPLPPASFPAELRQHHGRTDFTVRVPAAQVLEGDHADDPFTQTSVRSVELITDIGPVPLSWPDHARNVAVEVADELVSLTRTPFGLMRLTHGPARPSAYLVLPRDGEVVVHGVVWQGVPVSGMAWRRYLPGSDDFVEVACEYEVTAGGFTATCESALLIPLVDEPVVPGAPAADWTLFAHIEGGDFPVACEPGAASLLPHELQVAGRLFTLTTNAETVRAQVR from the coding sequence GTGTCCAGTCCGCTCCTGTCGGTCGTCGTCCCCTACTACGGCGTCGAGAACTACATCGCGCCATGCCTGGAGTCCATCCGGGTGCAGCGCCTGCAGGACATCGAGGTCATCCTCGTCGACGACGGCTCCCCCGACGCCAGTGTCGAGGTGGCACGCGAGTACGCCGAGCGCGATCAGCGCTTCCGGATCGTCACCCAGGAGAACGCCGGCCTCGGGCCCGCGCGCAACACCGGCACCCGGAACGCGACCGGGCGCTACCTGACCTTCATCGACAGCGACGACCTGGTGAGCCGTTCCAGTTTCGAGCTGATGGTGTCCTCGCTGGAGCGCAGCGGCTCCTCGTTCGCGCTCAGCAACGCGCGACGCTTCAGCCGCACCTCCGGAGTGCGGCAGAGCTGGACCCACGGGGGGATCTGCAAGCACACCGTCGCGGGCACCGACATCTTCGACCGACCGGGGCTGGTCGGCGACCGGATGGTGTGGAACAAGGTCTACCGCCGCAGCTTCTGGGACGAGTACGGCTATGAGTTCCCGGCCATCCGCTACGAGGACTACCCCGTCACGCTGGGCGCCCATCTGGACGCCGTCACCGTCGACATCATCTCCGCGCACGGGTACTACTGGCGCGAAAGGGAATCCGGGGATTCCATCACCCAGCAGGTGTTCCGTTACGACAACCTGCTGGACCGGGTGATCTCGGCCGAGATGGTCCTCGACCTGGCCGACCGCAAGGGCACGCCCAAGATCCGAGAGACCCTGCACTGGTATCTGGCCGGGATCGACCTGGCCGCGCTGTGTGCGGCGTTCGCCGTGGTGCCCGACGAGGACGTCGACGCCCTGCTGCAACTCGGCCACCGGCTCACCTCCCGGCTGAGATTCGACATCGCCTCCCGGCCACGCATCGACCAGATCCAGTACCACGCGCTGCGCGCCTCGGACGTCCCGCTGCTGCGCGAACTCGCCCGCTTCCGCGACGACGGCGGACTGGTCGGCGGCGTGCCGCTGCGCCGGTCGTGGCGCACGCCCTGGCGGTACGCCGCGGCCTACCCGGGCCACGACCGCTCCACCGCGCCCGAGCGCACCTACTCCTACCCCTTGACCGCCCTGAAACTGGCCACCGCCGTCACGCATCTGCGTTGGGACGGTGACGATCTGGTCATCCAGGGTCGGGTCGAGCTGGAGCACTTCCCCGATGCGCCGGACTACGAGCTCGGGGTGAGCGCGGTGTGCGGCCTGGCGCGCTACCCGCTGGAGGTGACCCGGCGGCGCACCCGCAACCTGCGCGGCGGGGTGAGCGAGGTCGGGTTCGAGACCCGCGTCGACGTCGCCCACCTGGCGAAACGCTCGGACATGGTCTGGCCGCTGCGCTTCGAGGTCGACCTGACGAACGGCGGGATCCACCGGGTCGGCATGCTGAAGAACCTGTACGACGGCAGCGCGCGCTACGCGCCGTCGCACCGGCTGGGCGAGGATGCACTCCTGCAACCGTCGGCGTCGCAGGGCGGCGTCCTCGCGGTGTTCCGCGTCTACGCGCCCACGACCGTGACCGAGGTGCGTGCCGAGGGCACCGACCTGGTCATCGAGGGGTCGATCCCGGACCGTTCCGCCGTCGCCTCACTGGAGATCGGCCGCGCCCGGCCGCTGCCGCCGGCGTCCTTCCCTGCAGAGCTGCGCCAGCACCATGGCCGGACCGACTTCACGGTGCGGGTCCCGGCGGCACAGGTGCTCGAGGGCGACCACGCCGACGATCCGTTCACCCAGACGTCCGTGCGATCGGTGGAACTCATCACCGATATCGGGCCGGTCCCGCTGTCCTGGCCGGATCACGCGCGCAACGTGGCCGTCGAGGTGGCCGACGAGCTGGTGAGCCTCACCCGCACGCCGTTCGGGCTGATGCGTCTGACCCACGGTCCGGCGCGCCCGTCCGCGTACCTGGTGCTGCCTCGCGACGGCGAGGTGGTCGTGCACGGCGTCGTGTGGCAGGGAGTGCCGGTCAGCGGGATGGCGTGGCGCAGGTATCTGCCGGGAAGTGACGACTTCGTCGAGGTCGCCTGCGAATACGAGGTCACCGCAGGCGGATTCACGGCTACCTGTGAATCGGCGCTCCTGATCCCGCTCGTGGACGAACCGGTCGTCCCCGGGGCACCGGCCGCGGACTGGACGCTGTTCGCGCACATCGAGGGCGGCGACTTCCCCGTGGCCTGCGAGCCCGGCGCGGCGAGCCTGCTCCCACACGAACTGCAGGTCGCGGGTCGACTGTTCACGCTGACCACCAACGCCGAGACCGTCCGCGCGCAGGTGCGCTGA
- a CDS encoding class I SAM-dependent methyltransferase, with protein sequence MTTTAIPAGGTSRPHNVQLGPGAMQNWSDLEHHPAGASAAQRAVVQELVRPGQRVAVVGPHSLDVITGIASQVAHLSVITRSIPDAVTIGNALLEHESVDVQCASAATLLEQPEPYDLVVALDDVTRVWSPESEPMTWAQVYDAVRRLVAPGGRLLLGVENELGLQRITSLHSRYTSDHDEDWSVTATFDASRPRSLQALIDVADGDTGSVQVLGALPIWQEQTVLVSGIDELSPELTTLLGALTLGSPAYRRVGADPTRMTRAAVLSGRLPHLCSGWILITGPTPVQAYAGAGILADDPAGRVATYTDVDGQVLRRVPGASDAIVPVSASAESLSGTALDACAAQDVAGLRALLVRYRAWLVANATDGVLSRDVADTRVDNVMLDDDGFQALAPAEDDRPLDEATWAALADLVLVIRARGSRHPWPAATDDTTMLATLGAMVGLPADGVPEGLLAAADETAGLPAHDVSGLLAVVERLTETNEALASRSRWFEERLNVREREMRARAERHRKELELAVKQQRILQDSAEDLRRSITYRAGAAIINPIRKFGGNLRP encoded by the coding sequence ATGACCACCACGGCCATCCCCGCGGGCGGCACCAGCCGTCCGCACAACGTGCAGCTCGGCCCCGGGGCCATGCAGAACTGGTCCGATCTGGAGCACCACCCGGCGGGCGCCAGCGCGGCCCAGCGCGCAGTGGTGCAGGAGTTGGTGCGGCCCGGGCAGCGGGTCGCCGTGGTCGGTCCCCACTCGCTCGACGTCATCACCGGCATCGCGTCGCAGGTGGCCCACCTCAGTGTCATCACCCGTTCCATCCCCGACGCGGTGACCATCGGCAACGCGCTGCTGGAGCATGAGTCGGTCGACGTGCAGTGCGCGAGTGCCGCGACCCTGCTGGAGCAGCCCGAGCCCTACGACCTGGTCGTGGCCCTCGACGACGTCACCCGCGTGTGGTCGCCGGAGAGCGAGCCGATGACGTGGGCGCAGGTCTACGACGCCGTACGCCGACTCGTCGCCCCCGGCGGCAGGTTGCTGCTCGGTGTGGAGAACGAGCTGGGTCTGCAGCGCATCACCAGCCTGCACTCGCGGTACACCAGCGACCACGACGAGGACTGGTCGGTCACGGCGACGTTCGACGCCAGCCGGCCGCGGTCCCTTCAGGCGTTGATCGATGTGGCCGACGGCGACACGGGATCGGTGCAGGTGCTCGGTGCGCTGCCCATCTGGCAGGAGCAGACCGTGCTCGTCAGCGGAATCGACGAGCTGTCACCCGAGCTGACCACCCTGCTCGGCGCGCTCACCCTCGGGTCGCCGGCGTACCGACGCGTCGGCGCCGACCCGACCCGGATGACCCGCGCCGCGGTGTTGTCCGGCCGCCTTCCCCATTTGTGCTCGGGCTGGATCCTGATCACCGGGCCGACCCCGGTGCAGGCGTACGCCGGTGCGGGCATCCTGGCCGACGACCCGGCCGGCCGGGTCGCGACCTACACCGACGTCGACGGTCAGGTGCTGCGCCGCGTGCCGGGCGCCTCCGATGCCATCGTGCCGGTCAGTGCAAGTGCCGAATCACTGTCAGGCACAGCCCTCGACGCGTGCGCCGCGCAAGACGTCGCCGGGTTGCGCGCGCTGCTGGTGCGCTACCGGGCGTGGCTGGTCGCCAACGCCACGGACGGTGTGCTGTCGCGCGACGTGGCCGACACGCGGGTCGACAACGTCATGCTGGACGACGACGGTTTCCAGGCGCTCGCGCCGGCCGAGGACGACCGTCCGTTGGACGAGGCGACCTGGGCCGCGCTCGCCGACCTGGTGCTGGTCATCCGGGCGCGCGGCTCCCGTCACCCGTGGCCGGCCGCAACCGACGACACCACGATGCTGGCCACTCTGGGCGCGATGGTCGGTCTGCCGGCGGACGGCGTACCGGAAGGTCTCCTTGCAGCCGCGGACGAGACGGCCGGTCTGCCCGCACACGACGTGTCCGGCCTTCTGGCCGTGGTCGAGCGGCTCACCGAGACCAACGAGGCGCTGGCATCGCGTTCGCGTTGGTTCGAGGAGCGCCTCAACGTGCGCGAGCGAGAGATGCGCGCGCGTGCCGAGCGGCACCGCAAGGAGCTGGAGCTCGCGGTCAAGCAACAGCGCATCCTGCAGGATTCGGCCGAGGACCTGCGCCGCTCCATCACCTACCGGGCAGGCGCCGCGATCATCAACCCGATCCGCAAGTTCGGCGGCAACCTGCGTCCCTGA
- a CDS encoding PseG/SpsG family protein: MSRHGGARVALRCDAGPTLGVGHAMRCVALGEELTARGHEVLLWGDLGDIGWLQALVAAHGYAVVPAPGDPSGCAREADALGLDAVVLDGYHLDPGIGRALAEPSRRLLTLVDYDFGVRQHADVYVDQNLGAVPHPGLPSGAIVLAGIEYALFRDTVRDRRRATPRAPGRPVRVVAVFGGTDAFGAAPVVVPALLATGEPVEVTVVAARPESVDAVRAMPTAAGQTVRVVAPDPDFGALVADADLVLSASGSSVWELLCMGVPAAVVCVVDNQEAGYRQGLDRGVLAGLGHLGRFDAAAATATLAELVTDASRREGYAARGQALVDGAGRERVADALLP; the protein is encoded by the coding sequence ATGTCGCGACACGGGGGCGCGCGCGTCGCGCTGCGGTGCGACGCAGGCCCGACGCTCGGTGTCGGCCATGCCATGCGGTGCGTCGCGCTGGGCGAGGAGCTGACGGCCCGCGGTCACGAGGTGCTGCTGTGGGGCGACCTGGGAGACATCGGCTGGCTGCAGGCCCTGGTGGCCGCGCACGGGTACGCCGTGGTGCCGGCACCCGGCGACCCCTCCGGGTGCGCGCGGGAGGCGGACGCGCTCGGCCTGGACGCAGTGGTCCTGGACGGTTACCACCTCGACCCGGGCATCGGCAGGGCGCTCGCAGAGCCCTCCCGGCGACTTCTCACCCTGGTGGACTACGACTTCGGGGTGCGACAACACGCCGACGTCTACGTCGACCAGAACCTCGGGGCCGTCCCGCACCCCGGCCTGCCCTCCGGTGCGATCGTCCTGGCGGGCATCGAGTACGCGCTCTTCAGGGACACCGTCCGCGACCGTCGCCGAGCGACCCCGCGCGCCCCGGGCCGACCCGTGCGCGTGGTCGCCGTCTTCGGGGGCACGGACGCGTTCGGCGCGGCACCGGTCGTCGTACCCGCCCTGCTCGCGACCGGGGAGCCCGTGGAGGTGACCGTCGTGGCGGCCCGTCCCGAGAGTGTCGATGCGGTGCGAGCGATGCCGACCGCGGCAGGGCAGACCGTCCGGGTCGTGGCGCCCGATCCGGACTTCGGGGCGCTGGTGGCCGATGCGGACCTCGTTCTCAGCGCGTCGGGGAGCTCGGTGTGGGAGCTGCTCTGCATGGGCGTCCCCGCGGCGGTCGTGTGCGTCGTGGACAACCAGGAGGCGGGCTACCGCCAGGGCCTGGACCGCGGCGTCCTCGCCGGCCTCGGTCACCTCGGCAGGTTCGACGCCGCAGCGGCCACCGCCACTCTCGCCGAGCTCGTCACCGACGCGTCGCGCCGTGAGGGGTACGCGGCGCGGGGCCAGGCCCTGGTGGACGGTGCCGGGCGCGAGCGGGTTGCAGACGCCCTCCTCCCGTGA
- a CDS encoding DegT/DnrJ/EryC1/StrS family aminotransferase, whose amino-acid sequence MVVPYGRQSIDESDIEAVAQVLRGDWLTTGPAVTRFEDDIARVAGVSGSAVAVSSGTAALHTAYAGIGVGAGDEVVTTPLTFLATATCAIWQGADVVFADVSEDTGNLDPEAAQAAVTGRTKVIAGVDFGGHPIDAPALSKVAHDAGALLLQDAAHSIGGALDGVPVGSMSDVTTFSFFPTKNLTTAEGGAVVALDQDVTDRARRFKGIGMVRDEAQLRHESPGGWYYEISDLGLNYRLPDVLAALGSNQLKRLQQFKTRRQQIADRYNAGLAGIEELRLPGHRPEADPMWHLYPLRIQDGRRRELFDHLRSEGILVQVNYIPVHWQPYFEDRGYRRGMCPVAETYSEQELSLPMFSDLRDDDVDRVIELVRGFVGV is encoded by the coding sequence ATGGTCGTCCCCTACGGACGTCAGTCGATCGACGAGTCGGACATCGAGGCCGTCGCGCAGGTGCTGCGCGGCGACTGGCTGACCACCGGTCCGGCCGTCACCCGGTTCGAGGACGACATCGCGCGCGTCGCGGGGGTGAGCGGGTCTGCCGTCGCGGTGAGCTCGGGCACGGCCGCGCTGCACACGGCGTACGCCGGGATCGGGGTCGGCGCCGGCGACGAGGTCGTCACCACGCCGCTGACCTTCCTGGCCACCGCGACCTGTGCGATCTGGCAGGGCGCCGACGTGGTCTTCGCGGACGTGTCGGAGGACACCGGCAACCTGGACCCCGAGGCCGCGCAGGCGGCGGTCACCGGGCGGACCAAGGTCATCGCCGGTGTCGACTTCGGCGGTCATCCCATCGACGCGCCCGCGCTGTCGAAGGTCGCGCATGACGCCGGTGCCCTGCTGCTGCAGGACGCCGCGCACAGCATCGGGGGAGCGCTGGACGGCGTACCGGTCGGCTCGATGTCGGACGTGACCACGTTCTCCTTCTTCCCCACCAAGAACCTCACCACGGCCGAGGGCGGCGCCGTGGTCGCGCTCGACCAGGACGTCACCGATCGCGCTCGCCGGTTCAAGGGCATCGGGATGGTGCGCGACGAGGCGCAGCTGCGGCACGAGTCGCCCGGCGGCTGGTACTACGAGATCTCCGACCTCGGCCTGAACTACCGACTGCCCGACGTCCTCGCCGCCCTCGGCTCCAACCAGCTGAAGCGGTTGCAGCAGTTCAAGACCCGTCGTCAGCAGATCGCGGACCGCTACAACGCGGGGCTGGCGGGCATCGAGGAGCTGCGGCTGCCCGGGCACCGCCCCGAGGCCGACCCGATGTGGCACCTCTACCCGCTGCGGATCCAGGATGGTCGCCGGCGCGAGCTCTTCGACCACCTGCGCTCCGAGGGCATCCTGGTGCAGGTCAACTACATCCCCGTGCACTGGCAGCCGTACTTCGAGGACCGCGGCTACCGGCGCGGCATGTGCCCGGTGGCCGAGACCTACTCCGAGCAGGAGCTCAGCCTGCCGATGTTCTCCGACCTGCGGGACGACGACGTCGACCGGGTCATCGAGCTGGTGCGCGGGTTCGTCGGCGTCTGA
- a CDS encoding aldo/keto reductase, giving the protein MTRTRVVVQSRLNSSRLPGKALMTIGGMPLVELVARRASRSGHEVVVATSDEHYDTRISEHLKAVGVPVMRGELDDVLGRFVHATADLDPDDRVVRLTGDNPVMDADVIDELLTAMDASGDAYGRVDIDVVPEGLGAEGFLVRDLRRAAEATQDPYDREHVTPWLRRHLGELLFAPVANPGDPKRFRCTVDTLDDFDRASRLFAQVDDPVAATWTQLMELLAQEVRAAGVSVPERDSALGLSSFVYGGSRLAESSAPETRVMLSDAVARGVTHVEVGRADGAAEAVLRACADPQLVQRMKVISRLHPLEGGGAAAAEAGLERSFATIGRRTASAVVVDGLVDAGPQVWARLTRYRDEGTVAAIGVSVGSAEEGREALSLRGIGLLEVPLSPESPLPEDLRTTARRARVELLARSIYAGGRLVADPRIAALADELGRDGADDLLMAYALGHPEVSAVAVGSLDRAQLRRNLDLSARKPLSLSEILQVDERMRAA; this is encoded by the coding sequence GTGACCCGCACCAGAGTGGTCGTCCAGTCGCGCCTCAATTCCTCGCGACTGCCCGGCAAGGCCCTGATGACCATCGGTGGGATGCCTCTGGTCGAGCTGGTCGCGCGGCGGGCCAGTCGCAGTGGTCACGAGGTCGTGGTCGCCACCAGCGACGAGCACTACGACACCCGGATCTCCGAGCACCTGAAGGCCGTCGGGGTCCCGGTGATGCGGGGCGAACTCGACGACGTGCTCGGCAGGTTCGTGCACGCCACCGCCGACCTCGACCCGGACGACCGGGTGGTGCGCCTGACGGGCGACAACCCCGTGATGGACGCCGACGTCATCGACGAGCTGCTGACCGCGATGGACGCGTCCGGGGACGCGTACGGCCGCGTCGACATCGACGTGGTCCCCGAGGGTCTGGGTGCCGAGGGATTCCTGGTGCGCGACCTGCGCCGCGCCGCCGAGGCGACACAGGACCCGTACGACCGTGAGCACGTGACGCCCTGGTTGCGCCGCCACCTCGGGGAGCTGCTCTTCGCTCCCGTGGCCAACCCTGGTGATCCGAAACGCTTCCGATGCACGGTGGACACGCTGGACGACTTCGACCGGGCCAGCCGCCTCTTCGCCCAGGTGGACGATCCGGTCGCAGCCACGTGGACCCAGCTCATGGAGCTCCTGGCGCAGGAGGTCCGCGCCGCGGGAGTCAGTGTCCCAGAGCGCGATTCAGCTCTCGGCCTGAGTTCGTTCGTCTATGGCGGAAGCCGGTTGGCCGAGTCGTCGGCGCCCGAGACCCGGGTGATGCTGTCGGACGCGGTGGCCCGAGGCGTCACCCACGTGGAGGTCGGACGCGCCGACGGCGCCGCCGAGGCAGTGCTGCGCGCCTGCGCCGATCCTCAGCTGGTGCAACGGATGAAGGTGATCAGCAGGTTGCACCCGCTCGAAGGTGGGGGCGCCGCGGCGGCCGAGGCCGGACTGGAGCGCTCGTTCGCGACCATCGGTCGGCGCACGGCCTCCGCGGTCGTGGTCGACGGCCTGGTCGACGCCGGGCCCCAGGTCTGGGCGCGCCTCACTCGCTACCGCGACGAGGGCACGGTCGCCGCGATCGGCGTGAGTGTCGGCTCGGCAGAGGAAGGTCGAGAAGCTCTGTCCTTGAGAGGAATCGGCCTTCTCGAGGTGCCCCTGAGTCCTGAGTCGCCGTTGCCGGAGGATCTGCGGACGACCGCCCGCAGGGCACGCGTCGAGCTGCTGGCCCGCAGCATCTACGCCGGTGGGCGGCTGGTCGCCGATCCGCGGATCGCGGCCCTGGCCGATGAACTCGGTCGAGACGGTGCCGATGACCTGCTGATGGCGTACGCACTCGGCCACCCCGAGGTCTCCGCGGTCGCCGTCGGCTCGCTCGACCGCGCGCAGCTTCGCCGCAACCTCGACCTGTCTGCACGGAAACCGTTGTCGCTCAGCGAGATCCTGCAGGTCGACGAGCGGATGCGGGCGGCATGA